A window of the Streptomyces luomodiensis genome harbors these coding sequences:
- a CDS encoding IS5 family transposase: MYPCFHHGCPLGCHRRRISDRIVFDKLLQLLRFGCSYQAISDTTCSATTIRNRRDEWIRLGVFARLKQIVLESYDRIVGLVLDQIAIDGSITRAPSGGEVAGRSPVDRGKQGLKRSGMTDGYGIPLGRVLAGANRHDSPLLAPTLDLLDDIGPLPDDITVHLDAGYDSDKTRAELAARDLHGRIAHKGEKAPIQASRRWHVERTHAWQNAFHRLARCYERRATVVNAFFDLADTIITIRSLIRRAWSTHRWDDRPKRRP; encoded by the coding sequence CTGTACCCGTGCTTCCATCATGGCTGTCCGCTGGGGTGCCACCGCCGCCGTATCAGCGACCGGATCGTGTTCGACAAGCTGCTGCAGCTCCTGCGGTTCGGCTGCTCCTACCAGGCGATCTCCGACACGACCTGCTCGGCGACCACCATCCGCAATCGCCGCGATGAGTGGATCCGGCTCGGCGTCTTCGCCCGGCTCAAGCAGATCGTGCTGGAGTCCTACGACCGGATCGTCGGGCTCGTGCTCGACCAGATCGCCATCGACGGCTCCATCACCAGGGCTCCCAGCGGCGGGGAGGTAGCCGGGCGCTCACCGGTCGATCGCGGCAAGCAGGGCTTGAAACGCTCGGGCATGACGGATGGTTACGGGATCCCACTCGGCCGTGTCCTGGCCGGGGCGAACCGCCACGACTCACCGCTTCTCGCGCCGACGCTGGACCTGCTGGACGACATCGGGCCGCTGCCCGACGACATCACAGTGCATCTGGACGCCGGCTACGACTCGGACAAGACCCGCGCCGAACTCGCCGCCCGCGACCTGCACGGCCGCATCGCGCACAAGGGGGAGAAGGCGCCGATCCAGGCGAGCCGGCGGTGGCATGTCGAGCGCACGCACGCCTGGCAGAACGCCTTCCATCGCCTTGCCCGCTGCTACGAGCGCCGTGCGACCGTCGTCAACGCCTTCTTCGACCTCGCGGACACGATCATCACCATCCGTAGCCTGATACGCCGAGCCTGGAGCACCCACCGCTGGGACGACCGCCCCAAGCGACGCCCATGA
- a CDS encoding aldo/keto reductase produces the protein MQYRTLGRTGVQVSTLALGAMNFGKIGRTTQDEVTAIVDAALGAGINLIDTADVYSGGESEEMVGKAIAGRRDDIVLATKATMPMGDERNRQGSSRRWLVTALEDSLRRLGVDHVDLYQIHRWDPNTSDEETLSALTDLQRAGKIRYFGSSTFPAYRIVQAQWAAREHHLSRYVTEQPSYSILQRGIETHVLPVTEQYGLGVLVWSPLASGWLSGAIREGREITTSRSTFMPQRFDTTIPSNRARLDAVERLAGVADEAGLTMIQLALGFVTAHPGVTSALVGPRTLDHLHSQLAAADTKLSADVLDAIDAIVAPGADLAAHEKNDTPPSLLHPSLRRR, from the coding sequence ATGCAGTACCGCACCTTGGGCCGCACCGGTGTGCAGGTCAGCACCCTCGCGCTCGGCGCGATGAACTTCGGAAAGATCGGGCGCACCACCCAGGACGAGGTCACCGCCATCGTCGACGCCGCCCTGGGGGCGGGGATCAACCTGATCGACACTGCCGACGTGTACAGCGGCGGCGAGTCGGAGGAGATGGTGGGCAAGGCCATCGCGGGCCGCCGCGACGACATCGTGCTGGCCACGAAGGCGACCATGCCGATGGGCGACGAGCGCAATCGCCAGGGCAGCTCGCGCCGCTGGCTGGTCACCGCTCTGGAGGACAGCCTGCGTCGGCTCGGCGTCGACCACGTCGACCTCTACCAAATCCACCGGTGGGACCCGAACACCAGCGACGAGGAGACTCTGTCAGCGTTGACAGACCTGCAGCGCGCGGGAAAAATCCGCTACTTCGGCTCCTCGACCTTTCCCGCCTACCGCATCGTGCAAGCCCAGTGGGCCGCCCGGGAGCACCACTTGAGCCGTTACGTCACCGAACAGCCCAGCTACTCAATCCTGCAGCGCGGCATCGAGACCCATGTGCTGCCCGTGACCGAGCAGTACGGGCTCGGCGTCCTGGTATGGAGCCCACTGGCCTCGGGCTGGCTGTCGGGCGCGATCCGCGAGGGCAGGGAGATCACCACCAGCCGCTCCACGTTCATGCCGCAACGCTTCGACACCACCATCCCCTCCAACCGGGCCAGGCTCGACGCCGTCGAACGGCTGGCCGGAGTCGCCGACGAGGCCGGCCTGACGATGATCCAGCTCGCGCTCGGCTTCGTGACCGCGCACCCCGGCGTGACCAGCGCGCTTGTCGGCCCCCGCACACTGGACCACCTGCACTCGCAGCTCGCCGCCGCAGACACCAAGCTCTCCGCCGACGTACTCGACGCGATCGACGCCATCGTCGCCCCCGGTGCCGACCTCGCCGCACACGAGAAGAACGACACCCCGCCCTCGCTACTCCACCCGTCCCTGCGGCGCCGCTGA